The Oreochromis aureus strain Israel breed Guangdong linkage group 15, ZZ_aureus, whole genome shotgun sequence genome contains the following window.
ACAAAAAAATGctaaagataacacagtttgacgcACACataagattattattattgcaccaTTCCCAAAGAACTATTAACTGAAAATCTGGCATATTTCAGCATGTTGTGCAGTgtgttttgaaaacaaaaaccaaaaaacaacaaactgaaaaaaaaaaaactgggaaGCATCCAATTGGCAATGGCTTATTTTTTCAGCATAATAATCCCAAACACTCTGCCAGTGCAGTAAGAGCATACCCGGATAGCTCCTCACATCCAAAGAAGAGATCTGAATGTTCCTCAAGAAGCCTGGATAACTATCCCCAAAGACATTGCAAGAAAGCTTGACAAAgtgagttcaaaatgtgttgaagAATAGGGATGATCATACCGGTTATTGACATTCAAGCTCATTAACGTTGTACAGACTTTGCTGTTGCTTTACATACTGTATTTCAGTGCTGGAAATGTTTCAACAAGTcatctatttcccattttcctagcaaaattaAAGAACGGAACAGTAGctgaagtttgtttgttttttttgtttgtttcttttgcacAGTACATTACTTTGTATTTACAAAAACGTGTTCCAAGAGTATTTAAAGCACGTTTTGATtatgtaaaacatgttttacataATAAAAAGTGTCTAATTTACCAAATAATATCAGAGAAGATAGTGTTTTTTGCTCTATGAAAGCATAATAAAAGACACACAATAAAagatttaattgtttatctcgGGTATTGCATTTTATCATATTTTAAGTgatgttttttatctttaacatATTTGTAGAACCATACAAGTTTGCATATTTATGTTAAATAAAGGTACCTTCAagtaaaatgttctttttctctttaactGTTTATTCATGGAAATATTGTTacaaataaaatcattatatggaaaacatggaaaatcgattaaaaaaaagacaatttatctattgcatatttaaaaatacatgttaATTTTACATGTGTCCGTTAGTGTACGTGACGGTTAATAAAATGCTggggggttgtttttgtttgtttttgggaaAGTTTTTTCATCTGTTGGTAAGACCTCGTCATTATTTACATCGGCGAGGGGAGAAAAAACAACCGGAACTTCCGGTAGATCGAAACGGAAGTAGGTACGTGGCTGCTTCAGCTGACAGTCTACATGATGGCGACAGAGGTTCAGAGCGGCGACCTCGACAGCGCTACTTCTAGCCGGCTCGAAGTTTCCATCGATGGCCTCACCCTCACTCCGGACCCGGAGGGCGAGCAGAGCCAGGCTGAAGAACCGGAGTCCATACCCACGGAACCCAGCAGAGATAAGCCGGGCGGCGCTGAAGGCGAAGATGGAGAGACTGCCAAATGTGCGATAGAGAGGAAATGGGGCTTTCCTCTGCTGGAGCTGTACGGAATGGCCCTTAAATTTTTTAAAGGTACTTCATGTTTGTTTCAATCGCCAAGCGGTGAGAAAGCTGCTCGAACAGTTTAAAGTGTGGCGCTCGCTGGTTCAGGCTAGCAggttgctagcattagctgctagctgtcACCACCGGGACTGGTGCTACTGCTGTCAGCCTCGGTGTTACATTAGCTTCACGGCTAACTAGTGTCTAACGCTGCTGGCCGTTAAAGGGTAAAACAACCACGGCACTTCTGAGTAGCCCCTTTGTGTCAGCTGATTTGCCGCTGTTGTCTCCTTCCTGGGAGGGAGGAGTGACCATACTTATTACCAGTTTGCATATTTCTATGCATGCTTCGTCCACCAATTGAGGAAGATTTCCATTCCAGTTGAATGACAGCTTATTCTGGGATGTGTTCAGGAGCTTTTAAACACACCCTCCCTCTGCTGTGACTGAAGCGAGACTGCATCAGGTGGCAGCTGCcttcaaagattttttttcctcccaaagTACTCAATGACAAGTTCCTGCTGTGCTGGAGGAATTATTATTCTGAGGATACAACTGCTGCCTAGTTTTAGCTCACCACCCCTAAAAGCAGTTCACCACGTTTTCAGTCTATGAGGGGTTTATGTGACAGCTTGACTCTTTTTGCAGCTGCCTTTTCGTATCCTTACCGCTCCTATGCTGCTACTACTTGTACTACTACTTTTATGTGTGCTCTGGGAGCCATTTTTAGGCCTTTCAGACATGCTGGGATGCATTTAAGGCATATTGAAATACCTTAAGTAGTTGAATAATTGGAAAAAGTTTGTGATATGTGTGGCTATTCTGCAGCCTGACCATTCTAGCTAGTTCTATATGTCTGCTTTACAAAAGCCACaaaacctgcaagatactgtgTCCATACTTTCCAGTCATCCTACACAAGTGTAAGCTGTATTGAACACTGggcatttgtgctgtttgtATTATGGCAGAACACTTGTGATGACTGTGCAAACAGGTTGGGGCCTGGCTGCCACTCTGTGTGATAGTAATCTGGGCTTTGTATTTCTTGTCAGTGTGTCAGACAGGGTTAGGTCTACTTGCTCAACTTGCTCAACTCAGCTACCTAACTCTCCCTCTTGCCTCACCTTAAATCAAGTTTTAGGTATGACAAATGTTATCTCTGTGTTTAATTCTTAATGATTTTAGCCCCAAGGAAGCTTGAAAAGTTTAGAGTGGGAGAGCACAGTTAGGAGTATCTATGCTTTACAGTCTTGGCACAAGAAGATAACACTCCTGTACGCGGGAATTTTTACTACCTTGTTGTGCACACAAGCTGCACTGTAGTATTCACTGCAGGTGGACATTAACAGGATTGCCTGCAAACTCATTGCTTCCACTTTGCTGCCTTCAGATAAAGATGGAAAGGCCTTCCACCCGACTTATGAGGAGAAGCTTCGACTGGTGGCTCTGCACAAACAGGTGTTACTCGGTCCTTACAATCCCGATGCTTCACCAGAGGTCGGCTTCTTTGATGTCCTGGGCAACGACCGCAGGTAACACCAGCTtacttctctgtgtgtgtgtgtgtgtgtgtgtgtgtgtgtgtgtgtgtgtgtgtgtgtgtgtgtgtgtgtgtgtgtgtgtgtgtgacctttgGATTGTAGTGGACATCTCAGTGATTTTTGCTTTGTATCAGGAAATACACATTCGTGCATTTTTACTCATTAACAGTTTAAAATGGATTCAGACAATGGATGAAAATCATCCTGttcagaatgaaaaaaaaaaaaaaaaatgcacccaTTATTGTCCACATCTTGACCTGTGTGCAGGAAAGAGTGGGCTTCACTGGGTAACATGGAGAAGGACGATGCCATGGTGGAGTTTGTCAAGCTACTTAACAAATGCTGTAACCTCTTTGCCCCATACGTCACATCACACAAGATCGAAAGGGaggagcaggagaggaaaaggTGGGAGGATCAGCTTCTTTGTCCAAGGAACATTCATCTGCTAGTGTGTCTTAAATTTCGTTTCTACCTCAATTTGCTCTCTATTTATCtagaaaagctgaaaagctgTGGTTAGCTTAGGTGGATAGGTTATACAGTATTTGACCTTGTTAGAATGTCGTGATATTCATGTATATTTCACAGTTTGGGCTTTTGTTTGCATGTAAATTATGCATTTTTATCCATTTGCATTATTTAAATCTTTCAATTCTCTTCTtcaggagagaagaagaagaacgtCTAAGGCGGGAAGAGGAAGAAAGGGAGCGACAGAGGCTGGAGGAAGAGAGACGGAGGCTTGAGGAGGAGGAAAGGCttagaagagaggaagaagaaaggaggCAGGCGGAAGAGGAGAGGCTACGGATTGAGCAGCAGAAGTATGTGTGGTGTTtatattgtttcttttttatttcttataagCATCATCAAGCATCCCTCTCCTTTTGTATTtatatctgttttttaaatcactttattTCCACATTTATTGTGAGACAGAAAACAAGGGCTAGTCCTGTGCTGACACTTGGCCCAAAGATGAAAATCTCACTACAAATctgtctgacttcctgttgttttctgtttcctgtattTCCATTCTCATTAATTTTACTGTAACCAGACAACAGATAATGGCAGCATTAAATGCGCAGACAGCGGTGCAGTTCCAACAGTACGCTGCTCAGCAgtacccaaacagtcctgagcAGCAGATGAGCCTCATCCGTCAGCTGCAGGAGCAGCACTATCAGCAGTACATGCAACAGCTCTACCAGGTCCAGTTGGCCCAGCAACAGGTAGGATGCAGGATCCCAACATAACACAGGCTTTTCACTGATTGAGTTTTATTGTTCAATATATAGGATTTGCAGTTAATGTGGAAGTATTTAGAATAGATTAGAAGGATTGCCTGCAGGTCTCTTTGTTTGGCCCCAAATTCAATCTGATCAGTTTACCCCTGAGATTAGTCCCTTAATTAACTCTTCATTATCTGACTGAAAGGAATGTGTGTCAGAGCCTAGCAGCTGTATTATCTAGGATAGATTTAGTGTTGTTTCAATTAGTGTAGAGATCCCTTGCTAATGAATAGCCTTCCAAACTGGGTGGTATATGTCTTGACAGCACACACCTTTATTCATGTCCTCTTTAATATCCTGAGTGATGCATAAAACCTTCCTGTAAGACATCGGCCTCCCTTTAGAGTCCTTCCACATCAAGTGAACTGTTAAATTGCAAAGGAGTTATTGAAAAATAagccaaaaaatattttaaacctTTTGACTTGAATGACTTTATTATACCATTTTTAACAGCCAGGTGTGATAAATAAAAACCTCGAAAGAACACtaagattcaaaatcactgAGCAAATCAGTTGTTTAAAAGTCTAGCCCTAGGTCTACTCGTATAcagcaaagcagaaaaaaaagaccctTTGGTTTTCGAGCTATATAGGATGTTGCCAGAAGATGGAAATTTAATTGTTAATAATCTTATCCAACCCTAACCCAGCCCTGGTGAAACTAGATTCTTGGTTTCTCTTTCTCATCCTAGGCGGCCttacagaagcagcagcagtctGATTCAATGGTGCAGGGCACCCTAGAATCTAGCAGCTTCCACACAGGTGAACCCATCCCCGCCTCCTCAGCAGGACCAttgtgtgctgctgctttacCACAGACTGGAGAAGAAGCTCCAACAGTCAATGGAGGCCAGTCAGACTCTTACTCAGAGAGTATGGATCGGGAGCCAGAGCCTGAGCCGGCAGAAGAGGTCTCCGAGAATGGGCCTTTATTAGGTTGGTGGGCTGCTCTATATCCatctcaaaataaaagcatgaaatatTGGAGCAGCTAATGACTAGGGGTCAGACAGGGTAAGCTCTCTGTCAGAGCAGTGAAGCGGTCTGCCAAGCCTGAAACATGATGCCTATCTGCTGTGCCCTTGTTGGTGTAACCTGGAGGGCAGAAGAGCTGGAACAAGCGACACACAATAATGTGTTGGTTTAGGTTTCATCCAGTCACATATTCCGCTTACAGAAGTAAAAGACGTCACAGTAGATATGCAAAAGTCCTTGGTGTGAATCCAAAACACATATCCCTTTCCAAATGACTTCCTTCTTCCTGTTCAGTGGAATGATAAATGAAGCTGGAGTAGCTGTgcctgcaaaaacaaatctttgCTATTGTGCACATGGATTCTGTTTTTCCTCTGATTGCTCTGAGACACACAGGTTTCCTCCAAGTTGAGCTTGTCTGCATATGCTGAAAGGGAATCACTTATTTGGAAAATctactgtttgttttgtaagaAAACTGGTAGAAAATAGCAAAATAGATaacatcttttctttccttttaatCGCAGCAGAATCCCCACCAGTCATAGCTGCTCCATCCATGTGGACACGGCCACAGATCAAGGACTTCAAGGAGAAAATCCGTCAGGACGCAGACAGTGTGATCACGGTGGGGCGCGGCGAGGTGGTGACGGTGCGTGTTCCCACTCATGAAGACGGCTCGTACCTGTTCTGGGAGTTTGCTACAGACTATTACGACATCGGCTTTGGGGTCTTCTTCGAGTGGACGGACGCAGCCTCTGCTTCAGTCAGCGTGCACGTGTCAGAGTCCAGtgatgaggatgaagatgaggaaGGTGAGggtagtttgtttgttttttgtttttttttacttgctgtacttaaacacattttttaagctGCTGCTTCTTATTATGTAAACAGCAGTTATGCATTACAGCCTTGAAGCTTCTCGCTTAATCATACCATGATTGGTTTGGTTAATTATTCATGCTGGATGCCCCCACACAACCCCTACAATGATTTGTCTCCCCCCAGGATCGAACCAGGGTTAGGCAACTGTGTCAACGATTACTGTGACTGTTTCCTTTCACTGTTGGGTATAAGCCgtacagctgtttttgttttttatatatagtatataaggAATTTATATAGTGAATTAATGACATTATTTATAAGGGAATGTCTTCTCCCAGTGTTTTACTAGTGGCAACACCTacactcttattttgaaagtttagTCACCTCTAACCAGTTAACCCTGACTGTTCTCCTCCTGTATTTTCCCTGCTGACTGCCTTGTTGGTCAGGTTGATCATCCCTCTCCAAAAAGCACTTTGTCCCATGGTTAACGGCGCTCCAGTTCCAGTATCTTGGACTGTAGCTGGCGATGGTGGTCATCCTTTTGCTTAAAAGAACTACCGTCAGTTCGAATGCTTGTCGTATCAGAATAGGCTGAGAACTGGTTAACTGTGTGACACTACTGCTGCCCTCTGCACAACAGAACGGTGGAGTTGGTCCACAGAACGAGAGACATGCGATTATATCACTTAGTGCTAAGTTATTTGTTACAAAACTActgggaaaataaaatatttgctgagaaattttttaaaaagtgtctgTCATGATGCTTATGCACTTGTGTACATGTTCACACAAAGTCTGCATGAAGGCTGTCAATACTCTAATTAGTGTTGTCTTGTGCTTTATTTCTGTGGCTTCAGTTATAAGCCTGTTTGACAGATTAGTAACTAGTTTTccattaatattttattcttatcCTACACTTATAATTATCCACTGACTCTTCCCATTGTAACAAAAGTCCTGCCTATCTTTTGTCATATACAGGAAAGCATATGACTGAATACTGGCAGTCAAATTATTGAACAACATTgacttttttaataatattgacattgtgctgaacacagtccaaTTAGATGTTTGgatgctttgtcatcttgaagttCTAGTGTGTTTTCTTTACCTCTCACACTAGGAGGCTCCTACCTGTAAGGAATACCCACTGTTGGGCTAATTTCTTGGAATGTAATGGAAAAATCATACAGCACAAGATGTATTGTTTGCCCAAATAatgcattgttttttgtttttgtttttttttgtttatgtgttgttgttttttttacctgcagGTGAGCCAACCAGTGAGGAAGAGAAGGCCAAGAAGGAGGCAGGGAAACCTCAGGTGGATGAGATTGTACCGGTTTACCGGAGGGACTGTCATGAGGAGGTGTACGCCGGCAGCCACCAGTACCCAGGTCGCGGAGTCTACCTGCTCAAGTTCGACAACTCCTACTCACTCTGGCGCTCCAAGAGTGTTTACTACAGAGTCTACTATACCAGATAAGCCTGAATACAGACACAAGGGGAGCCAAGGAGTGTGTATGTTcgcatatataaatatatgtatgtacgtgtgtgtgtttgtgaggggGGGAGGGTGAAGATTTGTGTGAAGGCAgcctgtatttgtgtgtatgtgtgcgtgtgtgcgaaGGAGGAAACTACCAGATTTATTCTGGATTAAACCACCAGAGGGAGACAAAGAGACACATCTGGAGTCCTAGTCTGGAGACTCGACTAATATGTATTTACTGTATGTGTACGCGTGACCCAAGATGCACCCATGCTAGTTCCCGTTATCGAGCCCTTGGAAGAGGAGTGCGTATACCTGTTGTATATTCACCACCTGTCCTTGCTGCACTCACACCAAGCTGTAGGACTTTGCTCTCATGATATATTTCACCAGTTTCCTCCCCTGGGCTCCACTTCAGTCACCAAAGCCCGGCCCAGCACTGTCCGATGCGGTGGCATTGTGGCTGCTTGTGCTCCGAGTGATGCTATCATAACCACAAGTGGAAACTTGGTGGCTCCACGAGCCTatgtttccctttctttcttttctttttctgtttgtttgctttattttgagTGGAAAAGGTGGTTGTTTATCCCACGAGAACACAGAGGACAATGTTAGAAATCCATTTATTATTAAAGATGTGCTTCATAACACTATGCCTTTTACTCTGAGATCTTCTGGTCTTTGCCAAGTCGTGTTCACTCATTTAAACAGCTGGGTTCTCAAACCTGCTCATCCTTTTTGTTGTCACAGTGGTCTGGCACCCCTTTTCCAAAGCCACCGTACCTGTATGAAGATCTGAGAGGATTGTGAAGTGGAACGAGTGGTGTTTTTCATCTTCTTCTCGCAAACGTTCTGTTTCTTATACTTATTTCGAGAGTCAGGTTACAACagcagtgtgtgtttttttttaaacttgcatCATTTATGAAGGACCGGCAAGAAGTCATTCAGTAACATGGGTGTTGAAGGAGGGTGTGCAAAACATCATTCACATAGTAATTTATGGCTGTGAGCCTTATCGCCCGCAGAAGCGTCGCATTGTAAGAAGTATAAAAGTCAAATCGGTGTAGGAGTAATTTCCGTTCTCCCACAAATGTTTTccgtttgagttttttttttttaaagttgctcGTTGACAGTTCCTCATCATATGTGTCGTTCACCACTTGTTAATTAAAGactcacaaaaaagaaagagctaGTGTTGTCAATGTTAGCAGGGGGATTTATGTTTTATCATTCCTGTTTTCCTGTTCAGAGCTCTGACACGCACATGacaataaactttaaaaaaatcaactaaccacccttctttttttttttcttttctttttttttcttttttttttttaggtcatGACACACTGTTACATCTGTGTAGAAAATCCATAACACAAAACGctgttttgtttacttttttcctttcttcctctTTGAGTTGTCATCTCAAGCATtgtgaatattaaaaaaaaaaaaaaaaaaggaaaaaaagaggtgaATATAATTGTGTTCTGCGTGACATGGTTGCTTACTAAcatctaaatgttttttttaattttaatattattactgaaaatgtaaaatttagaTTCATTCTGTTCTTCAGCTACACATGACATATGTGCCCAACATCTGGGTGTGTTGTGAGCATTGCTGTATGAACTGTGCTCTCTGAATCAAAGTGATTGTCGAACGTGGCAAGTGGGCGTCAAGgacatttgatttcactttatcacactttaggttttttttttttttttttgtgtgtgtgtgtgtgtgtgtaaatgcaaagcAACTTTAAAGACAGAGGCGGAGTATCTTGCAAGCCAGTTAACCCTCCAGTGTTTgcagagcatcattatttaatgaCTCCTGCCTCCAAATCCAGTCAGTCATTTG
Protein-coding sequences here:
- the acbd3 gene encoding Golgi resident protein GCP60 isoform X1 translates to MMATEVQSGDLDSATSSRLEVSIDGLTLTPDPEGEQSQAEEPESIPTEPSRDKPGGAEGEDGETAKCAIERKWGFPLLELYGMALKFFKDKDGKAFHPTYEEKLRLVALHKQVLLGPYNPDASPEVGFFDVLGNDRRKEWASLGNMEKDDAMVEFVKLLNKCCNLFAPYVTSHKIEREEQERKRREEEERLRREEEERERQRLEEERRRLEEEERLRREEEERRQAEEERLRIEQQKQQIMAALNAQTAVQFQQYAAQQYPNSPEQQMSLIRQLQEQHYQQYMQQLYQVQLAQQQAALQKQQQSDSMVQGTLESSSFHTGEPIPASSAGPLCAAALPQTGEEAPTVNGGQSDSYSESMDREPEPEPAEEVSENGPLLAESPPVIAAPSMWTRPQIKDFKEKIRQDADSVITVGRGEVVTVRVPTHEDGSYLFWEFATDYYDIGFGVFFEWTDAASASVSVHVSESSDEDEDEEGEPTSEEEKAKKEAGKPQVDEIVPVYRRDCHEEVYAGSHQYPGRGVYLLKFDNSYSLWRSKSVYYRVYYTR
- the acbd3 gene encoding Golgi resident protein GCP60 isoform X2, producing MMATEVQSGDLDSATSSRLEVSIDGLTLTPDPEGEQSQAEEPESIPTEPSRDKPGGAEGEDGETAKCAIERKWGFPLLELYGMALKFFKDKDGKAFHPTYEEKLRLVALHKQVLLGPYNPDASPEVGFFDVLGNDRRKEWASLGNMEKDDAMVEFVKLLNKCCNLFAPYVTSHKIEREEQERKRREEEERLRREEEERERQRLEEERRRLEEEERLRREEEERRQAEEERLRIEQQKQQIMAALNAQTAVQFQQYAAQQYPNSPEQQMSLIRQLQEQHYQQYMQQLYQVQLAQQQAALQKQQQSDSMVQGTLESSSFHTGEPIPASSAGPLCAAALPQTGEEAPTVNGGQSDSYSESMDREPEPEPAEEVSENGPLLESPPVIAAPSMWTRPQIKDFKEKIRQDADSVITVGRGEVVTVRVPTHEDGSYLFWEFATDYYDIGFGVFFEWTDAASASVSVHVSESSDEDEDEEGEPTSEEEKAKKEAGKPQVDEIVPVYRRDCHEEVYAGSHQYPGRGVYLLKFDNSYSLWRSKSVYYRVYYTR